In Drosophila yakuba strain Tai18E2 chromosome 2R, Prin_Dyak_Tai18E2_2.1, whole genome shotgun sequence, a single genomic region encodes these proteins:
- the LOC6531268 gene encoding patronin isoform X21 codes for MDVETQEIRQARQRASVKWLLSKAFNNRVPDNLKEPFYRDHENQERLKPQIIVELGNATLYCQTLANLYSDPNYQSMNHWSIIQTLARKGVPVAESADMPITETVLIQTNPLRINAHMSVIESLMVLYAKEISSGDRVMAAIRRISGNNYQAPTGQSYEQALLGWISHACAALKKRIIKEVDAGLPDDNGSRLQTPDIPPVRDFQDLCDGICLALLISYYCPKVVPWTSVRINYLPAVEDSIHNILLVCNFSQKHLPYTVMHMTPEDVTYMRGSMKLNLVVLLTDLFNLFEIHPAKCVCYPGMDGQDVIARRTMGANEHGICHRRGLTVQPVTPIPDLRSDLDQPPVGSPQNRPPFQVPHSNSFGGGLNRRSTPPNEYQTVQSNNFDANHAEAFVVHKSRGITTLASMHSQQQQLHQQQHQQHQQQYQQQPLQQHPSQSQLQIQQQEPLVPARLRQAKEKTNVESKADERGDFVAAGRPSNWEQSRRPSFAGRRSRRNSSSEDSQLTIENFGGSQDQLNTLGRYERDRERKLSNTSVGSYPVEPAVAVRSSIADARGTLQLSYDTDSGSEKQDRETEKYSMRRQVSVDNVPTVSSHNLSNAGSPLPVARHKQHSSDKDYSSNSGMTPDAYNDTRSTSAYDPESTPVRKSSTSSMPASPAAWQLDVGDDDMRSLENASKLSTIRMKLEEKRRRIEQDKRKIEMALLRHQEKEDLESCPDVMKWETMSNESKRTPDMDPVDLDKYQQSIAIMNMNLQDIQQDIHRLATQQSQMQAQHLQAQQLMQAQQIANMLNQQQTYGSQQHLADHHYQQQRPMQQSFGSSPHIPQAYNAPVSAYSSRPPSRDPYQQQLHHQQQQPMPMPQPMQYVNEHGQYMSPPQPAHYMPQQTQQPQSIYSDNGAAYNHSNHSPYGGAPQYRSSVVYDDYGQPTNHFYLHESSPQPQAHPHPQRRTWAHSAAAAAYEQQQQIQPSLVDVNAWQTQQHQKQKQTWMNRPPSSAGAPSPGSFMLHQNGGGGGGGGGGGELQHLFQVQASPQHGQRQVSGSNGVQRQQSLTNLRDNRSPKAPQNMGMPMGMPMQQEDMMAPQSICFIGDEEDVDELERNIIESMQSTHITDFVHQQQQQHQQQLQQQQRLQGHSGRGSSSEDYDSGEMISNKLNITSGNLTYRIPSPSRPSIQANSFQDPRAMAAAPGAEDQPPEKGFYISFDDEQPKRPKPPLRAKRSPKKESPPGSRDSVDNQATLKRESLSHLHNNNNIGFGNDDVNSKPVTRHSIHGLNNSNSVKSPGNATYNKYTDEPPIQLRQLAVSGAMSPTSNERRHLDDVSNQSPQQTQQPMSPTRLQQSSNNAEAAKNKALVIGADSTNLDPESVDEMERRKEKIMLLSLQRRQQQEEAKARKEIEASQKREKEREKEEERSRKKEEQMARRAAILEQHRLKKAIEEAEREGKTLDRPDLHVKLQSHSSTSTTPRLRQQRTTRPRPKTIHVDDASVDISEASSISSRGKKGSSSNLTGYGQLSSNSMKRDYYRGSQDSLTVKESPDDYPSTSSTPIGRRGSYKTSRDSGLGRATPPRRAPSPGMGMGASGPKLYKQPAAKSNRGIILNAVEYCVFPGVVNREAKQKVLEKIARSEAKHFLVLFRDAGCQFRALYSYQPETDQVTKLYGTGPSQVEEVMFDKFFKYNSGGKCFSQVHTKHLTVTIDAFTIHNSLWQGKRVQLPSKKDMALVI; via the exons ATGGATGTCGAAACACAGGAAATACGACAG GCTCGTCAACGTGCTTCCGTCAAATGGCTGCTTTCGAAAGCGTTCAACAATCGCGTGCCGGACAACCTGAAGGAGCCCTTCTACCGCGACCATGAGAATCAGGAGCGCCTCAAGCCGCAGATCATCGTGGAGCTGGGCAATGCCACGCTCTACTGCCAGACGCTGGCCAATCTGTACTCAGATCCCAACTACCAAAGCATGAACCACTGGTCAATAATACAGACGCTAGCGCGCAAGGGAGTTCCCGTGGCCGAATCCGCGGACATGCCCATTACCGAAACGGTATTAATTCAAACAAATCCGCTGCGAATT AACGCCCACATGTCTGTGATAGAATCGCTGATGGTTTTGTATGCGAAGGAAATATCATCGGGTGACCGCGTAATGGCGGCCATACGAAG AATATCTGGCAACAACTATCAGGCGCCCACTGGCCAGTCCTACGAGCAAGCTCTGCTGGGCTGGATTTCACATGCTTGCGCCGCTCTGAAGAAGCGCATTATCAAGGAGGTGGACGCAGGACTGCCCGACGATAAT GGTTCTCGTCTGCAGACCCCGGATATACCACCTGTAAGGGACTTCCAGGATCTGTGCGATGGAATCTGCTTGGCGCTGCTCATCTCGTACTACTGCCCAAAGGTGGTGCCGTGGACGAGTGTGCGGATCAACTATCTGCCCGCCGTCGAGGACTCGATTCACAACATCCTGCTGGTCTGCAATTTCTCGCAGAAGCATCTGCCCTATACAGTGATGCATATGACGCCCGAGGATGTGACCTACATGCGCGG ATCCATGAAACTGAATCTGGTAGTGTTGCTGACGGATTTGTTCAATCTGTTTGAGATACACCCGGCAAAATGTGTTTGTTACCCCGGCATGGATGGTCAGG ATGTCATCGCCCGGCGCACTATGGGCGCCAATGAGCACGGGATCTGCCATCGACGGGGCCTCACAGTGCAGCCCGTCACACCCATTCCCGATCTGCGCAGCGATCTCGACCAGCCGCCCGTAGGCTCGCCTCAGAACCGACCACCGTTCCAAG TTCCGCACTCGAATTCATTTGGCGGCGGCTTAAATCGAAGATCAACCCCGCCCAACGAATACCAGACGGTTCAGTCAAATAATTTTGACGCTAATCATGCCGAag CCTTCGTGGTGCACAAGTCGCGTGGCATCACCACACTCGCCTCCATGcactcgcagcagcagcagctccatcagcagcaacatcaacagcatcagcagcaataccagcagcagccactgcagcagcaccCATCCCAGTCGCAGCTCCAAATCCAGCAGCAGGAGCCCTTGGTTCCGGCTCGCTTGCGCCAGGCTAAAGAAAAGACCAATGTTGAGTCGAAGGCGGACGAGAGAG GCGATTTTGTCGCTGCGGGTCGACCAAGTAACTGGGAACAGAGCCGCCGGCCAAGCTTTGCAG GTCGTCGCTCGCGCAGGAACTCTTCCAGCGAGGACTCCCAGCTGACTATCGAGAACTTTGGTGGCTCCCAGGATCAGCTGAACACGCTGGGGCGATACGAACGTGACAGGGAACGCAAGTTGTCCAACACCAGTGTGGGCAGTTATCCAGTTGAACCCGCTGTGGCCGTTCGCTCTTCGATTGCCGATGCTAGGGGCACGTTGCAGTTGAGCTACGATACGGATTCCGGCTCTGAGAAGCAGGATCGCGAAACGGAAAAGTATTCGATGCGCCGGCAAGTCAG TGTCGACAATGTGCCCACGGTGTCGTCGCACAATCTTTCGAATGCGGGCAGCCCGTTGCCGGTGGCTAGGCACAAGCAACATTCCAGCGACAAAGactacagcagcaacagcggcatGACACCAGATGCATACAACGATACCCGCTCCACCAGTGCTTACGATCCGGAGAGCACGCCCGTTCGCAAATCCTCGACGAGCAGCATGCCAGCAAGTCCCGCTGCCTGGCAGTTGGATGTGGGAGACGACGACATGCGCTCGCTGGAGAATGCCAGCAAGTTGTCCACCATACGAATGAAACTGGAGGAAAAGCGGCGGCGCATTGAGCAGGACAAGCGCAAGATCGAGATGGCTTTGCTGCGCCACCAGGAGAAG GAGGATTTGGAGTCGTGTCCGGACGTAATGAAGTGGGAGACAATGAGCAACGAATCAAAGCGCACGCCGGATATGGATCCCGTGGACTTGGACAAGTACCAG CAAAGTATCGCCATCATGAACATGAACCTGCAGGATATCCAGCAGGATATCCACCGCCTGGCCACCCAGCAAAGCCAAATGCAGGCACAGCACCTCCAAGCCCAACAGCTCATGCAGGCTCAGCAGATAGCCAACATGCTGAACCAG CAGCAGACCTATGGGTCGCAGCAGCACCTGGCTGATCATCATTACCAGCAGCAGAGACCCATGCAGCAAAGCTTTGGTTCATCGCCCCATATTCCGCAGGCCTACAACGCCCCAGTCAGCGCATACAGCTCCCGTCCGCCCAGTCGCGATCcctaccagcagcagctccaccatcagcagcagcagcccatgcccatgccacAACCAATGCAGTACGTCAACGAGCACGGGCAGTATATGTCGCCGCCGCAGCCCGCGCACTACATGCCGCAGCAGACGCAACAGCCGCAGAGCATCTACAGCGACAACGGGGCGGCGTACAACCACAGTAACCACTCACCATACGGCGGAGCTCCACAGTATCGAAGCAGCGTGGTGTACGATGATTACGGGCAGCCCACCAACCACTTCTACCTGCATGAGTCATCGCCGCAGCCACAAgctcatccgcatccgcagcGTAGGACTTGGGCCCACtccgcagcagccgccgcttatgagcaacagcaacagatcCAGCCTTCCCTGGTGGATGTGAATGCCTGGCAGACGCAGCAGCACCAGAAGCAGAAACAGACCTGGATGAACAGGCCGCCCTCAAGTGCGGGAGCTCCCAGTCCCGGCAGCTTTATGCTGCACCAAAACggtggaggcggtggcggtggtggtggtggtggtgagcTACAGCACCTGTTTCAGGTACAGGCCTCGCCACAGCATGGCCAACGTCAGGTTAGTGGATCCAATGGCGTGCAGCGCCAGCAATCGCTGACCAATTTGCGAGACAATCGCTCGCCCAAGGCACCACAAAACATGGGAATGCCCATGGGCATGCCAATGCAGCAAGAGGACATGATGGCACCGCAGAGTATTTGCTTTATCGGTGACGAGGAGGATGTTGATGAGCTGGAGCGGAACATCATCGAATCAATGCAGTCGACGCACATCACCGACTTTgtgcaccagcagcagcagcaacaccaacagcaacttcagcagcaacagcggtTGCAGGGCCACAGCGGACGAGGCAGCAGCTCGGAGGATTATGACAGCGGGGAGATGATCTCCAACAAGCTGAATATCACCAGCGGCAATCTCACCTATCGCATACCCTCGCCATCCCGTCCCTCCATCCAAGCCAACAGCTTCCAGGATCCCCGAGCCATGGCAGCAGCTCCCGGTGCTGAGGACCAGCCGCCCGAGAAGGGTTTCTACATCTCCTTCGACGATGAGCAGCCCAAACGACCCAAGCCACCTCTGCGCGCCAAGCGATCGCCCAAAAAGGAGTCTCCACCGGGCAGTAGGGACAGCGTCGATAATCAGGCGACTCTGAAACGTGAATCGCTTAGTCATctgcacaacaacaacaatattgGATTTGGAAATGATGATGTCAACAGCAAACCGGTGACCAGGCACAGCATCCATGGCCTAAACAACTCCAATAGTGTCAAATCTCCCGGAAATGCCACGTACAACAAGTACACGGATGAGCCGCCCATCCAACTGCGTCAGCTTGCCGTTTCTGGAGCAATGTCACCAACTAGTAACGAACGTCGCCACTTGGACGATGTCAGCAATCAGTCACCGCAGCAGACGCAGCAACCAATGTCGCCCACGCGACTCCAAcagagcagcaacaatgcAGAGGCGGCCAAGAACAAGGCGCTGGTCATCGGAGCAGATTCCACCAATTTGGATCCG GAATCTGTAGATGAGATGGAGCGGCGCAAGGAGAAAATCATGCTGCTGTCTTTGCAACGTCGCCAGCAACAGGAGGAGGCCAAGGCGCGCAAAGAGATTGAGGCTTCTCAGAAGCGAGAAAAGGAGCGCGAGAAGGAAGAGGAACGATCGCGCAAGAAGGAGGAGCAAATGGCACGGCGAGCGGCCATTTTGGAGCAGCACAGACTCAAGAAAGCCATTGAAGAGGCCGAGCGAGAG gGTAAAACCCTGGATCGGCCCGATCTGCACGTGAAGCTGCAATCCCATTCATCCACCTCAACGACCCCGCGGCTGAGGCAGCAGCGTACCACGCGTCCCAGACCGAAGACAATTCACGTGGACGATGCCAGCGTGGACATCAGCGAGGCTTCAAGTATCTCTAGTCGGGGCAAAAAAGGCTCAAGCTCGAATCTAACTG GCTACGGTCAACTAAGCTCAAATTCAATGAAAAGAGATTACTACAGGGGCTCGCAAGACTCCCTCACTGTAAAAG AGTCACCCGATGATTATCCCAGTACAAGTTCAACTCCGATTGGACGACGGGGATCGTACAAAACTTCCAGAG ATTCGGGACTGGGACGCGCCACTCCGCCGAGGCGTGCTCCGTCGCctggaatgggaatgggcgCTTCAG GTCCTAAACTTTATAAGCAACCAGCGGCCAAATCGAATCGTGGAATTATCCTGAATGCCGTTGAATACTGTGTTTTTCCCGGCGTTGTCAACCGCGAGGCCAAACAGAAAGTGCTGGAGAAGATAGCGCGCTCGGAGGCGAAGCACTTCCTGGTACTCTTCCGCGATGCTGGCTGCCAGTTCCGCGCCCTCTACAGCTACCAGCCGGAAACGGACCAGGTGACCAAGCTGTATGGTACTGGGCCTAGTCAAGTCGAAGAAGTCATGTTCGACAAGTTCTTCAA ATATAACTCAGGAGGCAAGTGCTTCTCGCAAGTGCACACCAAGCATCTGACAGTGACCATCGACGCCTTCACAATACACAACTCCCTGTGGCAGGGCAAGCGGGTGCAGTTGCCCAGCAAAAAAGACATGGCGCTTGTAATCTAA
- the LOC6531268 gene encoding patronin isoform X25, protein MDVETQEIRQARQRASVKWLLSKAFNNRVPDNLKEPFYRDHENQERLKPQIIVELGNATLYCQTLANLYSDPNYQSMNHWSIIQTLARKGVPVAESADMPITETVLIQTNPLRINAHMSVIESLMVLYAKEISSGDRVMAAIRRISGNNYQAPTGQSYEQALLGWISHACAALKKRIIKEVDAGLPDDNGSRLQTPDIPPVRDFQDLCDGICLALLISYYCPKVVPWTSVRINYLPAVEDSIHNILLVCNFSQKHLPYTVMHMTPEDVTYMRGSMKLNLVVLLTDLFNLFEIHPAKCVCYPGMDGQDVIARRTMGANEHGICHRRGLTVQPVTPIPDLRSDLDQPPVGSPQNRPPFQVPHSNSFGGGLNRRSTPPNEYQTVQSNNFDANHAEAFVVHKSRGITTLASMHSQQQQLHQQQHQQHQQQYQQQPLQQHPSQSQLQIQQQEPLVPARLRQAKEKTNVESKADERGDFVAAGRPSNWEQSRRPSFAGRRSRRNSSSEDSQLTIENFGGSQDQLNTLGRYERDRERKLSNTSVGSYPVEPAVAVRSSIADARGTLQLSYDTDSGSEKQDRETEKYSMRRQVSVDNVPTVSSHNLSNAGSPLPVARHKQHSSDKDYSSNSGMTPDAYNDTRSTSAYDPESTPVRKSSTSSMPASPAAWQLDVGDDDMRSLENASKLSTIRMKLEEKRRRIEQDKRKIEMALLRHQEKEDLESCPDVMKWETMSNESKRTPDMDPVDLDKYQQSIAIMNMNLQDIQQDIHRLATQQSQMQAQHLQAQQLMQAQQIANMLNQQQTYGSQQHLADHHYQQQRPMQQSFGSSPHIPQAYNAPVSAYSSRPPSRDPYQQQLHHQQQQPMPMPQPMQYVNEHGQYMSPPQPAHYMPQQTQQPQSIYSDNGAAYNHSNHSPYGGAPQYRSSVVYDDYGQPTNHFYLHESSPQPQAHPHPQRRTWAHSAAAAAYEQQQQIQPSLVDVNAWQTQQHQKQKQTWMNRPPSSAGAPSPGSFMLHQNGGGGGGGGGGGELQHLFQVQASPQHGQRQVSGSNGVQRQQSLTNLRDNRSPKAPQNMGMPMGMPMQQEDMMAPQSICFIGDEEDVDELERNIIESMQSTHITDFVHQQQQQHQQQLQQQQRLQGHSGRGSSSEDYDSGEMISNKLNITSGNLTYRIPSPSRPSIQANSFQDPRAMAAAPGAEDQPPEKGFYISFDDEQPKRPKPPLRAKRSPKKESPPGSRDSVDNQATLKRESLSHLHNNNNIGFGNDDVNSKPVTRHSIHGLNNSNSVKSPGNATYNKYTDEPPIQLRQLAVSGAMSPTSNERRHLDDVSNQSPQQTQQPMSPTRLQQSSNNAEAAKNKALVIGADSTNLDPESVDEMERRKEKIMLLSLQRRQQQEEAKARKEIEASQKREKEREKEEERSRKKEEQMARRAAILEQHRLKKAIEEAEREGKTLDRPDLHVKLQSHSSTSTTPRLRQQRTTRPRPKTIHVDDASVDISEASSISSRGKKGSSSNLTGYGQLSSNSMKRDYYRGSQDSLTVKEPAGVERGRTLSRISVAKGSTLNFRGRKSNSLMNLCGPKLYKQPAAKSNRGIILNAVEYCVFPGVVNREAKQKVLEKIARSEAKHFLVLFRDAGCQFRALYSYQPETDQVTKLYGTGPSQVEEVMFDKFFKYNSGGKCFSQVHTKHLTVTIDAFTIHNSLWQGKRVQLPSKKDMALVI, encoded by the exons ATGGATGTCGAAACACAGGAAATACGACAG GCTCGTCAACGTGCTTCCGTCAAATGGCTGCTTTCGAAAGCGTTCAACAATCGCGTGCCGGACAACCTGAAGGAGCCCTTCTACCGCGACCATGAGAATCAGGAGCGCCTCAAGCCGCAGATCATCGTGGAGCTGGGCAATGCCACGCTCTACTGCCAGACGCTGGCCAATCTGTACTCAGATCCCAACTACCAAAGCATGAACCACTGGTCAATAATACAGACGCTAGCGCGCAAGGGAGTTCCCGTGGCCGAATCCGCGGACATGCCCATTACCGAAACGGTATTAATTCAAACAAATCCGCTGCGAATT AACGCCCACATGTCTGTGATAGAATCGCTGATGGTTTTGTATGCGAAGGAAATATCATCGGGTGACCGCGTAATGGCGGCCATACGAAG AATATCTGGCAACAACTATCAGGCGCCCACTGGCCAGTCCTACGAGCAAGCTCTGCTGGGCTGGATTTCACATGCTTGCGCCGCTCTGAAGAAGCGCATTATCAAGGAGGTGGACGCAGGACTGCCCGACGATAAT GGTTCTCGTCTGCAGACCCCGGATATACCACCTGTAAGGGACTTCCAGGATCTGTGCGATGGAATCTGCTTGGCGCTGCTCATCTCGTACTACTGCCCAAAGGTGGTGCCGTGGACGAGTGTGCGGATCAACTATCTGCCCGCCGTCGAGGACTCGATTCACAACATCCTGCTGGTCTGCAATTTCTCGCAGAAGCATCTGCCCTATACAGTGATGCATATGACGCCCGAGGATGTGACCTACATGCGCGG ATCCATGAAACTGAATCTGGTAGTGTTGCTGACGGATTTGTTCAATCTGTTTGAGATACACCCGGCAAAATGTGTTTGTTACCCCGGCATGGATGGTCAGG ATGTCATCGCCCGGCGCACTATGGGCGCCAATGAGCACGGGATCTGCCATCGACGGGGCCTCACAGTGCAGCCCGTCACACCCATTCCCGATCTGCGCAGCGATCTCGACCAGCCGCCCGTAGGCTCGCCTCAGAACCGACCACCGTTCCAAG TTCCGCACTCGAATTCATTTGGCGGCGGCTTAAATCGAAGATCAACCCCGCCCAACGAATACCAGACGGTTCAGTCAAATAATTTTGACGCTAATCATGCCGAag CCTTCGTGGTGCACAAGTCGCGTGGCATCACCACACTCGCCTCCATGcactcgcagcagcagcagctccatcagcagcaacatcaacagcatcagcagcaataccagcagcagccactgcagcagcaccCATCCCAGTCGCAGCTCCAAATCCAGCAGCAGGAGCCCTTGGTTCCGGCTCGCTTGCGCCAGGCTAAAGAAAAGACCAATGTTGAGTCGAAGGCGGACGAGAGAG GCGATTTTGTCGCTGCGGGTCGACCAAGTAACTGGGAACAGAGCCGCCGGCCAAGCTTTGCAG GTCGTCGCTCGCGCAGGAACTCTTCCAGCGAGGACTCCCAGCTGACTATCGAGAACTTTGGTGGCTCCCAGGATCAGCTGAACACGCTGGGGCGATACGAACGTGACAGGGAACGCAAGTTGTCCAACACCAGTGTGGGCAGTTATCCAGTTGAACCCGCTGTGGCCGTTCGCTCTTCGATTGCCGATGCTAGGGGCACGTTGCAGTTGAGCTACGATACGGATTCCGGCTCTGAGAAGCAGGATCGCGAAACGGAAAAGTATTCGATGCGCCGGCAAGTCAG TGTCGACAATGTGCCCACGGTGTCGTCGCACAATCTTTCGAATGCGGGCAGCCCGTTGCCGGTGGCTAGGCACAAGCAACATTCCAGCGACAAAGactacagcagcaacagcggcatGACACCAGATGCATACAACGATACCCGCTCCACCAGTGCTTACGATCCGGAGAGCACGCCCGTTCGCAAATCCTCGACGAGCAGCATGCCAGCAAGTCCCGCTGCCTGGCAGTTGGATGTGGGAGACGACGACATGCGCTCGCTGGAGAATGCCAGCAAGTTGTCCACCATACGAATGAAACTGGAGGAAAAGCGGCGGCGCATTGAGCAGGACAAGCGCAAGATCGAGATGGCTTTGCTGCGCCACCAGGAGAAG GAGGATTTGGAGTCGTGTCCGGACGTAATGAAGTGGGAGACAATGAGCAACGAATCAAAGCGCACGCCGGATATGGATCCCGTGGACTTGGACAAGTACCAG CAAAGTATCGCCATCATGAACATGAACCTGCAGGATATCCAGCAGGATATCCACCGCCTGGCCACCCAGCAAAGCCAAATGCAGGCACAGCACCTCCAAGCCCAACAGCTCATGCAGGCTCAGCAGATAGCCAACATGCTGAACCAG CAGCAGACCTATGGGTCGCAGCAGCACCTGGCTGATCATCATTACCAGCAGCAGAGACCCATGCAGCAAAGCTTTGGTTCATCGCCCCATATTCCGCAGGCCTACAACGCCCCAGTCAGCGCATACAGCTCCCGTCCGCCCAGTCGCGATCcctaccagcagcagctccaccatcagcagcagcagcccatgcccatgccacAACCAATGCAGTACGTCAACGAGCACGGGCAGTATATGTCGCCGCCGCAGCCCGCGCACTACATGCCGCAGCAGACGCAACAGCCGCAGAGCATCTACAGCGACAACGGGGCGGCGTACAACCACAGTAACCACTCACCATACGGCGGAGCTCCACAGTATCGAAGCAGCGTGGTGTACGATGATTACGGGCAGCCCACCAACCACTTCTACCTGCATGAGTCATCGCCGCAGCCACAAgctcatccgcatccgcagcGTAGGACTTGGGCCCACtccgcagcagccgccgcttatgagcaacagcaacagatcCAGCCTTCCCTGGTGGATGTGAATGCCTGGCAGACGCAGCAGCACCAGAAGCAGAAACAGACCTGGATGAACAGGCCGCCCTCAAGTGCGGGAGCTCCCAGTCCCGGCAGCTTTATGCTGCACCAAAACggtggaggcggtggcggtggtggtggtggtggtgagcTACAGCACCTGTTTCAGGTACAGGCCTCGCCACAGCATGGCCAACGTCAGGTTAGTGGATCCAATGGCGTGCAGCGCCAGCAATCGCTGACCAATTTGCGAGACAATCGCTCGCCCAAGGCACCACAAAACATGGGAATGCCCATGGGCATGCCAATGCAGCAAGAGGACATGATGGCACCGCAGAGTATTTGCTTTATCGGTGACGAGGAGGATGTTGATGAGCTGGAGCGGAACATCATCGAATCAATGCAGTCGACGCACATCACCGACTTTgtgcaccagcagcagcagcaacaccaacagcaacttcagcagcaacagcggtTGCAGGGCCACAGCGGACGAGGCAGCAGCTCGGAGGATTATGACAGCGGGGAGATGATCTCCAACAAGCTGAATATCACCAGCGGCAATCTCACCTATCGCATACCCTCGCCATCCCGTCCCTCCATCCAAGCCAACAGCTTCCAGGATCCCCGAGCCATGGCAGCAGCTCCCGGTGCTGAGGACCAGCCGCCCGAGAAGGGTTTCTACATCTCCTTCGACGATGAGCAGCCCAAACGACCCAAGCCACCTCTGCGCGCCAAGCGATCGCCCAAAAAGGAGTCTCCACCGGGCAGTAGGGACAGCGTCGATAATCAGGCGACTCTGAAACGTGAATCGCTTAGTCATctgcacaacaacaacaatattgGATTTGGAAATGATGATGTCAACAGCAAACCGGTGACCAGGCACAGCATCCATGGCCTAAACAACTCCAATAGTGTCAAATCTCCCGGAAATGCCACGTACAACAAGTACACGGATGAGCCGCCCATCCAACTGCGTCAGCTTGCCGTTTCTGGAGCAATGTCACCAACTAGTAACGAACGTCGCCACTTGGACGATGTCAGCAATCAGTCACCGCAGCAGACGCAGCAACCAATGTCGCCCACGCGACTCCAAcagagcagcaacaatgcAGAGGCGGCCAAGAACAAGGCGCTGGTCATCGGAGCAGATTCCACCAATTTGGATCCG GAATCTGTAGATGAGATGGAGCGGCGCAAGGAGAAAATCATGCTGCTGTCTTTGCAACGTCGCCAGCAACAGGAGGAGGCCAAGGCGCGCAAAGAGATTGAGGCTTCTCAGAAGCGAGAAAAGGAGCGCGAGAAGGAAGAGGAACGATCGCGCAAGAAGGAGGAGCAAATGGCACGGCGAGCGGCCATTTTGGAGCAGCACAGACTCAAGAAAGCCATTGAAGAGGCCGAGCGAGAG gGTAAAACCCTGGATCGGCCCGATCTGCACGTGAAGCTGCAATCCCATTCATCCACCTCAACGACCCCGCGGCTGAGGCAGCAGCGTACCACGCGTCCCAGACCGAAGACAATTCACGTGGACGATGCCAGCGTGGACATCAGCGAGGCTTCAAGTATCTCTAGTCGGGGCAAAAAAGGCTCAAGCTCGAATCTAACTG GCTACGGTCAACTAAGCTCAAATTCAATGAAAAGAGATTACTACAGGGGCTCGCAAGACTCCCTCACTGTAAAAG AGCCAGCCGGCGTAGAAAGGGGCCGCACTCTGTCGCGTATCTCCGTCGCTAAGGGCAGCACGCTTAATTTCCGGGGCCGAAAGTCCAATTCGCTAATGAATCTGTGCG GTCCTAAACTTTATAAGCAACCAGCGGCCAAATCGAATCGTGGAATTATCCTGAATGCCGTTGAATACTGTGTTTTTCCCGGCGTTGTCAACCGCGAGGCCAAACAGAAAGTGCTGGAGAAGATAGCGCGCTCGGAGGCGAAGCACTTCCTGGTACTCTTCCGCGATGCTGGCTGCCAGTTCCGCGCCCTCTACAGCTACCAGCCGGAAACGGACCAGGTGACCAAGCTGTATGGTACTGGGCCTAGTCAAGTCGAAGAAGTCATGTTCGACAAGTTCTTCAA ATATAACTCAGGAGGCAAGTGCTTCTCGCAAGTGCACACCAAGCATCTGACAGTGACCATCGACGCCTTCACAATACACAACTCCCTGTGGCAGGGCAAGCGGGTGCAGTTGCCCAGCAAAAAAGACATGGCGCTTGTAATCTAA